In Chondrocystis sp. NIES-4102, the following proteins share a genomic window:
- a CDS encoding PAS/PAC sensor hybrid histidine kinase, with product MPGTKTSGRPGGNPDLKKYGFQSDRDEPLRERLQIRVPLSMKQQLQQQENWQEFVRNAIAEKLQKSA from the coding sequence ATGCCAGGAACTAAGACTAGCGGTAGACCAGGCGGTAATCCTGACCTTAAAAAATATGGTTTTCAAAGTGACCGTGATGAACCTTTGCGCGAACGGTTACAGATTCGAGTCCCCCTTTCTATGAAACAACAGCTTCAACAACAAGAAAATTGGCAAGAATTTGTTAGAAATGCGATCGCTGAAAAGCTTCAAAAATCTGCTTAA